Genomic window (bacterium):
CTCCAACACAGCCCAAACGGGAACGGCCCGCCCCTGGTCGATCACCATCAGCAAGAACCTGCCCGACCCCCTGGTCGACCTGAGCAGCCCGACCCTCGACGCGGAGCTGGACATCGACGCGACCGGCATGCAGGGCCTGACCATCACCAACGTCGGCGCTGCGGGCTCGATCCTCGCCTACGACGTCGTCCTGATGCAGGATTCGCCCGTGGCCAAGACCGCCGCTCCCCGCAGCCTGTCCGTGCCCAGCCGCGAGCAGACCCGCGCCATGCCCGAACTGCAGCGGGGAGGCGAGCTCGCGCCCTCGCGCTACGCCGGCGACTGCGAGTTCGGCAACACCGACCTGGGCAGCGTCCAGGGCTATTACGGTACGTGGTGGTACGGCAACGAGGTCTATGCCTACCGCATCAACCCGGCGGACTACGACTGCAGCATCTGCGACGCCGGCTTCAACGTGCGGGCCATGCACATGGTGCTCTACCTCGAGCCGACCTCGACGCCCGGCATGGTGGCCCACCTGATGGAGGCCTCCGGCGACTGCACCACGCCCGGCGCGATCATCGACAGCTCCGCTCCGATGACCGTCTCCGGCATCGCGGCGGCGGGACTGTACATCATCGAGATCCCCTGCGATTTCGTCTGCTCCGACATGGGCGCCGAGTACTTCCTGGCCGTGGAGTTCACCGACACCAACGGCCCGGTGGGCATCGCCATCGACACCACGCCGCAGAGCTGCGTCTGCTACAACGACTGGGGTTCCGGCTGGGTGGACGTCGTGTCCCAGTACAGCTTCGCCGGCGACTTCTTCATCTATGCCGACGTGGACTGCTGCGGCGAACCCGACCCCGAGGTCACGGTGATCCAGCCCAACGGCGGCGAGTTCGTGGCCGTGGGCGCGTCGCTCGACATGAGCTGGACCGCCACGCTCCTGACCGACGTCAAGATCGACCTGAGCCGCAACAACGGCGGCGTCTGGGAGACGGTGCTGGCCACGACGCCCAACGACGGCGCCCAGTCCGACATCGCCACCGGACCCACCTCGAACCAGTGCCTGCTCCGCGTCAGCAGCCTCGACGACCTGTACACCGACGTCAGCGACGCGGTCTTCACCATCTACGACACGGTCCCCTGGCTGTCCGTGGACATCGACAACGGCGACCTGGGCCTGGGCGAGAACGACCTGCTGACCTTCACCTTCGACGCGACGGGACTGGCCGAAGGCGTCTACACCGGCTACGCGGTGTTCTTCAGCAACGCCGCGTCCTCGCCGGACGTGGTCACCGCCACCCTGACCGTCAACGACCCGGGCACCGCCGTGGGCGACTCGCCCCACGTCTTCGCCCTGAAGGGCAACTATCCCAACCCGTTCAACCCGTCCACCAAGGTGAGCTTCGCCATCCCGGAGGCCGGGCAGGTCACCATCGACGTGCTCGACCTGCAGGGCCGCGTCGTGCGTACGCTGCATTCCGGACACCTCGACGCCGGCTTCGCCAGTGTGGTCTGGGACGGTACCGACGTCGACGGCCGCCAGATGGCGTCCGGCACCTACATGGCGCGCCTGAGCGCCGCCGGCCGCACGGCCACCCACAAGATGACCCTGGCCAAGTAGACGGCCCCGGCCATCGCATCGGACGGCGCCCCCCGCGGGGGGCGCCGTTTTCGGTGACGCCCGGGCGTGCAGGATGTATCCTGTGGACCGTCCGACGCCAGTCCGGATCATTCACGGGGGGCCGCGCGACATGGAGGACATCCGCGCCTAC
Coding sequences:
- a CDS encoding T9SS type A sorting domain-containing protein, which gives rise to MHRRFLTLVLLSAALVVSGSSFAGGHEGYAFLDRLDEARESGALSADEALLYKFYYVFDQDKLPVDYRPDSFPPLKCATPLIQEFEQSRGSLQDATVASVEAMLAPKGGDKATYISPSGIFRFTYLTTGGDAVPSTDTNPANGIPDFVEWCAGYMDYSWDFEITTMGFTAPPLSPYYEMNFESMGAYGYTQVVTGTRTRITLHNTFLGFPANDDPEGNQKGAAKVTCAHEFKHASQRAQSGWSEGGWVELDATWMEDIAYDVVNDYYNYLWSGCGITSPQLSLDDGGSGSYEDCIWQHWMSETFGNQIIIDFWNWRSSHTSQLVLSSYNAILATYGSSLAEGYGLFSGWNFPTNIRALPGIGYEEAADFPNSSVTSHASYPYTTNGTLDHLAAKMLYLGGFQAGEPGTLHIAFDGDDATSMRLVAVIRKRDGTGVFEPIPLDFFMDADVELSVPLAEIYTVGIVASNTAQTGTARPWSITISKNLPDPLVDLSSPTLDAELDIDATGMQGLTITNVGAAGSILAYDVVLMQDSPVAKTAAPRSLSVPSREQTRAMPELQRGGELAPSRYAGDCEFGNTDLGSVQGYYGTWWYGNEVYAYRINPADYDCSICDAGFNVRAMHMVLYLEPTSTPGMVAHLMEASGDCTTPGAIIDSSAPMTVSGIAAAGLYIIEIPCDFVCSDMGAEYFLAVEFTDTNGPVGIAIDTTPQSCVCYNDWGSGWVDVVSQYSFAGDFFIYADVDCCGEPDPEVTVIQPNGGEFVAVGASLDMSWTATLLTDVKIDLSRNNGGVWETVLATTPNDGAQSDIATGPTSNQCLLRVSSLDDLYTDVSDAVFTIYDTVPWLSVDIDNGDLGLGENDLLTFTFDATGLAEGVYTGYAVFFSNAASSPDVVTATLTVNDPGTAVGDSPHVFALKGNYPNPFNPSTKVSFAIPEAGQVTIDVLDLQGRVVRTLHSGHLDAGFASVVWDGTDVDGRQMASGTYMARLSAAGRTATHKMTLAK